In the genome of Nocardia terpenica, one region contains:
- a CDS encoding DUF4254 domain-containing protein: MATEYPGGRTGPGELPSAGAVLRAFRAPADSAPCGHCVLDSARELVQCHERRRAAQQAARAPGTSARHVAAYSQLVDDIDSDRAKLVEHIDNWVADNIAHRAGASLHTETLGAVIDRMAGKWVAAQDALGLPLPSTKVDARARATVLTHRAVDGEAHLHWVRLAELADGYKDLVTDVVEHRRRLPVF, encoded by the coding sequence ATGGCGACCGAATACCCCGGTGGCCGTACCGGACCCGGTGAGTTGCCGTCCGCGGGCGCTGTCCTGCGGGCATTCCGCGCCCCGGCCGACTCCGCTCCGTGCGGTCACTGCGTGCTCGATTCGGCACGCGAGCTGGTGCAGTGTCACGAACGGCGGCGCGCCGCGCAGCAGGCCGCCCGGGCCCCGGGAACGTCGGCCCGGCACGTCGCGGCCTACAGCCAGCTCGTCGACGACATCGACAGCGACCGCGCGAAATTGGTGGAGCATATCGACAACTGGGTGGCGGACAATATCGCGCACCGGGCCGGAGCCTCGCTGCATACCGAGACCCTCGGTGCGGTGATCGACCGAATGGCCGGCAAGTGGGTCGCGGCGCAGGACGCGCTGGGGCTGCCACTGCCGAGTACGAAGGTCGACGCCCGCGCCCGGGCCACGGTCCTCACCCATCGCGCGGTCGACGGCGAGGCGCACCTGCACTGGGTCCGCCTCGCCGAACTGGCCGACGGCTACAAGGATCTGGTCACCGACGTCGTGGAGCACAGACGACGGCTACCGGTGTTCTAA
- a CDS encoding ferredoxin reductase: MAGLVDLVQTLTSPHPLDRYLELVRPALTVRDLRAEVTRVRRSVPGSVTLTLRPPRRWAGHRAGQFIQIGVVIDGVKHTRCYSPIDPQSPRRRSLELTVKAHPGGLVSQYLYRHAAPGMVVDLAPAAGTFALPDPRPDALVLISGGSGITPVLSMLRTLDAEDYPGRLVFLHYAKSPEAVPHRGELDAIAERHSNFRIVLSYPSLGRAESAGEAQWSCDGPPPAGHFDYDAFERIAPWFAGAQTYVCGPASLMDAVRRVYEAEQLDGRLHTEEFTVVPGQKHAGNIRGGPAGNIGGGPAGNIGGEHAGNMGGSGAEGTTVFSASGVRADNAGASLLEQAEFAGLTPVYGCRMGICLSCTSIKRSGCTRNLRTGELDSDPDQPIQLCINAAVGDVDIEI; the protein is encoded by the coding sequence ATGGCAGGACTCGTCGACCTGGTGCAGACCCTGACGTCGCCGCACCCCCTCGATCGCTACCTGGAGTTGGTGCGCCCGGCGCTGACCGTGCGCGATCTGCGCGCCGAGGTCACCCGGGTGCGCCGGTCGGTGCCCGGCTCGGTGACGCTGACGTTGCGCCCGCCCCGGCGCTGGGCCGGACATCGCGCCGGGCAGTTCATCCAGATCGGAGTGGTGATCGACGGCGTCAAACACACCCGCTGCTACTCGCCGATCGACCCGCAGTCGCCCCGGCGGCGCTCGCTGGAACTGACCGTCAAGGCGCATCCGGGCGGGCTGGTGTCGCAGTACCTGTATCGGCACGCCGCGCCCGGCATGGTGGTCGATCTGGCCCCGGCCGCAGGCACTTTCGCCCTGCCCGACCCGCGGCCGGACGCGCTGGTGCTGATCAGCGGCGGCAGCGGCATCACGCCGGTGCTGTCGATGCTGCGCACGCTCGACGCCGAGGACTATCCCGGACGGCTGGTGTTCCTGCACTACGCGAAATCGCCGGAGGCGGTGCCGCATCGGGGTGAGCTCGACGCAATTGCCGAGCGGCACAGTAACTTTCGGATCGTGCTGAGCTACCCTTCGCTCGGGCGGGCCGAATCGGCGGGCGAGGCACAGTGGAGTTGTGACGGGCCGCCGCCCGCCGGTCATTTCGACTACGACGCGTTCGAGCGCATCGCGCCCTGGTTCGCGGGGGCGCAGACCTATGTGTGCGGCCCGGCCTCGCTGATGGATGCCGTGCGTCGCGTGTACGAGGCCGAGCAGTTGGATGGCCGGTTGCATACGGAGGAATTCACCGTGGTTCCCGGCCAAAAGCATGCCGGGAACATAAGGGGCGGGCCTGCCGGGAACATAGGGGGCGGGCCTGCCGGGAACATAGGGGGCGAGCATGCCGGGAACATGGGGGGCTCTGGTGCCGAGGGAACCACCGTCTTCTCCGCCAGTGGCGTTCGGGCCGACAATGCCGGGGCCAGCCTGCTGGAGCAGGCCGAATTCGCCGGGCTCACACCGGTTTACGGCTGCCGGATGGGAATCTGCCTGTCCTGCACCTCGATCAAGCGCTCGGGCTGCACCCGCAACCTGCGCACGGGGGAGCTCGACAGCGATCCCGACCAGCCGATCCAGCTCTGCATCAACGCCGCCGTGGGCGACGTCGATATCGAAATCTGA
- a CDS encoding serine hydrolase domain-containing protein — MTTSRFRPSTRRAMWMAAAAVTVCSVAACETAGTSAAPGAEGTAIVRALDTVTQRGLPGAQVVITEHGRDRTMTSGVGDGATGARFPDGAHIRIGSNTKTFVSVVLAQLVAEGQVDLDAPVERYLPGVVRGNGNDGNRVTVRNLLQHTSGLPDYIPSGDPAALARANPAQLRVDREAVRQQYYAPADLVARAMTMPPRFEPGAKSVYTNTNYIVLGMLIERVTGRPIATEIDRRILAPLGLRDTYFPAADDTGLREPHAQGYDIADGKRIDVTAENTSWAWAAGAMVSTGADMNRFFTALLGGKLVPPAQLAEMRKTMPWDRDSGGYGLGLIHIPVSCGKDVWGHGGSIFGFETHNGVTADGRAVTLTVNELPRDQSDMDIITKAFDTAICAAS; from the coding sequence TTGACTACGAGTCGTTTTCGACCCTCTACGCGGCGCGCGATGTGGATGGCCGCGGCGGCGGTGACGGTCTGCTCGGTGGCCGCGTGCGAGACGGCGGGCACGTCGGCGGCCCCGGGCGCGGAGGGGACCGCGATCGTGCGCGCGCTCGACACCGTGACACAGCGCGGACTGCCCGGGGCGCAGGTGGTGATCACCGAGCACGGCCGCGACCGGACCATGACATCGGGAGTGGGTGACGGCGCCACCGGCGCCCGATTTCCGGACGGCGCCCACATCCGAATCGGCAGCAACACCAAAACATTCGTCTCGGTGGTGCTCGCGCAGCTCGTCGCGGAAGGGCAGGTGGATCTGGATGCGCCTGTGGAGCGATATCTGCCGGGCGTGGTCCGCGGCAACGGCAACGACGGCAACCGGGTGACGGTGCGAAACCTGTTGCAGCACACCAGCGGCCTGCCCGACTACATCCCCTCGGGCGACCCCGCGGCACTGGCGCGCGCGAATCCCGCTCAGCTGCGGGTGGATCGGGAGGCGGTGCGGCAGCAGTACTATGCGCCCGCCGATCTGGTGGCGCGGGCGATGACCATGCCGCCGCGGTTCGAGCCCGGCGCGAAGTCGGTGTACACCAATACGAACTACATCGTGCTCGGCATGCTGATCGAGCGGGTGACCGGTCGGCCGATCGCCACGGAGATCGATCGGCGCATTCTCGCGCCACTCGGCCTGAGGGACACCTACTTTCCCGCGGCCGACGACACCGGACTGCGCGAACCGCATGCACAGGGTTACGACATCGCCGACGGCAAGCGCATCGATGTCACCGCGGAGAACACCTCGTGGGCGTGGGCGGCCGGTGCCATGGTGTCGACCGGTGCGGACATGAACCGCTTCTTCACCGCACTGCTGGGCGGCAAGCTGGTTCCCCCGGCGCAACTGGCCGAGATGCGCAAAACCATGCCGTGGGATCGCGATTCCGGCGGATACGGCCTCGGGCTGATCCACATCCCGGTGTCGTGCGGCAAGGACGTGTGGGGGCACGGCGGCAGCATCTTCGGCTTCGAGACCCACAACGGCGTGACCGCGGACGGGCGGGCGGTGACGCTCACGGTCAACGAACTGCCGCGCGACCAATCGGACATGGACATCATCACCAAGGCGTTCGACACCGCCATCTGCGCGGCGAGCTGA
- the cmrA gene encoding mycolate reductase (Catalyzes the final step in mycolic acid biosynthesis.): MSLPAPTAENRAVVTGASSGIGTALAEELARRGYSTILVARRGDLLNELAQRLTEQYGVTAEVRAIDLSDREQRAPLAAELAERDIAILCNNAGVATFGPVAELDPDFERAIMELNAVAVHDLTLAVLPGMIARRGGGILITGSAAGNMPIPNNATYAASKAFTNSFSESLRGELTGKGVHVTLLAPGPVRTDNPDQDEVGTKIPDFIWVTAAYTAKLSLDALARNKMRVVPGLISKGMSVAGQYAPRALTAPIVGSFYKKLGG; the protein is encoded by the coding sequence GTGAGCCTGCCTGCCCCCACTGCCGAGAACCGTGCCGTCGTCACCGGAGCCTCGTCCGGTATCGGAACCGCCCTGGCCGAGGAACTGGCCCGCCGCGGTTATTCGACGATCCTGGTGGCCCGCCGCGGCGACCTGCTGAACGAGCTGGCCCAGCGCCTGACCGAGCAATACGGCGTCACCGCCGAGGTGCGGGCGATCGACCTGTCCGATCGCGAGCAGCGCGCCCCGCTGGCCGCCGAGCTCGCCGAGCGCGATATCGCGATCCTGTGCAACAACGCGGGCGTCGCCACCTTCGGCCCGGTCGCCGAGCTCGACCCCGACTTCGAGCGGGCCATCATGGAACTCAACGCGGTCGCCGTCCACGACCTGACGCTGGCCGTGCTGCCCGGCATGATCGCGCGCCGCGGCGGCGGCATTCTCATCACCGGCTCCGCGGCCGGGAACATGCCCATCCCCAACAACGCCACCTACGCGGCCAGCAAGGCGTTCACCAACAGCTTCTCCGAATCGCTGCGCGGGGAGCTCACCGGCAAGGGCGTCCATGTCACGCTGCTGGCCCCGGGCCCGGTGCGCACCGACAATCCGGATCAGGACGAGGTCGGCACCAAGATCCCGGACTTCATCTGGGTGACGGCCGCCTACACCGCCAAGCTGTCGCTCGACGCGCTGGCCCGCAACAAGATGCGCGTGGTCCCCGGCCTGATCAGCAAGGGCATGAGCGTGGCCGGGCAGTATGCGCCGCGGGCATTGACCGCGCCCATCGTCGGCTCGTTCTACAAGAAGCTGGGTGGCTGA
- a CDS encoding SDR family NAD(P)-dependent oxidoreductase encodes MAHSYVVTGGARGVGRAIVARLLARGHVVVVERDAAGLAWAAGRIQVVSGDAGSEEVAAHAADLAQRAGALIGWVNNAAVFRDASVDSAPAGRVLELIEANLRPALAGCAVAVRSFLAAGTGGAIVNISSHQARRAVPGVLPYSTAKAAIEGLTRALAVEYGSRGIRVNAVAPGSVATERYSEYLAGLAPAAAASVERDMAALHPLGRVATGDEIAAAVEFLLSGDASFINGASIPVDGGRSVLALDPEAR; translated from the coding sequence ATGGCGCATTCCTACGTGGTGACCGGAGGCGCCCGGGGGGTCGGGCGGGCCATTGTCGCGCGTTTGCTGGCCCGCGGTCACGTGGTGGTGGTCGAACGCGACGCCGCCGGATTGGCCTGGGCCGCGGGCAGAATCCAGGTGGTCAGCGGCGACGCGGGCTCCGAGGAGGTGGCCGCGCACGCCGCCGATCTGGCTCAGCGCGCGGGCGCCCTGATCGGCTGGGTCAACAACGCCGCCGTATTCCGCGATGCCTCGGTGGATTCCGCCCCGGCCGGGCGCGTGCTCGAGCTCATCGAGGCCAATCTGCGCCCGGCGCTGGCCGGATGCGCGGTGGCCGTGCGCAGCTTCCTCGCCGCGGGCACCGGCGGGGCCATCGTCAATATCAGCTCGCATCAGGCGCGGCGGGCGGTGCCCGGCGTGCTGCCCTACAGCACCGCCAAGGCCGCCATCGAGGGGCTGACGCGGGCGCTGGCCGTCGAATACGGGTCGCGCGGCATCCGGGTGAACGCGGTCGCGCCGGGCTCGGTTGCCACCGAACGCTATTCGGAATACCTCGCGGGCCTGGCCCCCGCCGCCGCGGCCTCGGTGGAACGCGACATGGCCGCCCTGCACCCGCTCGGCCGCGTGGCCACCGGCGACGAGATCGCCGCCGCCGTCGAGTTCCTCTTATCCGGCGACGCCAGCTTCATCAACGGCGCCAGCATTCCCGTCGACGGCGGCCGGTCGGTACTCGCCTTGGATCCCGAGGCGCGCTAA
- a CDS encoding fatty acid desaturase family protein translates to MAILTETGDGPLVLSPEQVREIGRELDELRARITADLGERDRAYIYSIIKAQRGFEIAGRGLMYLGFLPPFWLAGVAALSVSKILDNMEIGHNVMHGQWDWMREPGLNSRVFEWDTVCPADQWKHSHNYVHHTFTNIHGRDRDIGYGILRIDEGQRWNPYYLGNPVYAFALMMLFEWGVMVHDLEVDNIIRGRRSWSDIKRLLKGQWRKAGRQVLKDYVAFPLLSGPLLVSTLAGNIAANLVRNVWAYSIIFCGHFPSGVQTFTEEETAEETRGEWYVRQMLGSSNITGGRLFHIMSGNLSHQIEHHLFPDLPANRYPEIAPEVRALCRKYGLPYSTGPLSRQIGSVWAKIFRLALPPALTGSAPAPGVIVMREPRSERSEPSEAGV, encoded by the coding sequence ATGGCGATACTCACCGAAACCGGCGACGGGCCGCTGGTGCTGAGCCCGGAGCAGGTCCGCGAGATCGGCCGCGAACTGGACGAGCTGCGCGCCCGCATCACCGCCGACCTGGGCGAGCGTGACCGCGCATACATCTACTCGATCATCAAGGCGCAGCGCGGTTTCGAGATCGCCGGGCGCGGCCTGATGTATCTGGGTTTCCTGCCCCCGTTCTGGCTGGCCGGGGTGGCGGCGCTGAGCGTGTCCAAGATCCTGGACAATATGGAGATCGGCCACAACGTCATGCACGGGCAGTGGGACTGGATGCGCGAGCCCGGCCTGAATTCCCGTGTGTTCGAATGGGATACGGTCTGCCCGGCCGATCAGTGGAAGCATTCGCACAACTACGTGCACCACACCTTCACCAATATCCACGGCCGCGACCGCGACATCGGCTACGGCATCCTGCGCATCGACGAGGGCCAGCGGTGGAATCCGTACTACCTCGGCAACCCGGTGTACGCGTTCGCGCTGATGATGCTGTTCGAGTGGGGCGTCATGGTGCACGACCTGGAGGTCGACAACATCATCCGGGGGCGGCGCAGCTGGTCGGACATCAAGCGGCTGCTCAAGGGGCAGTGGCGCAAGGCGGGCCGCCAGGTGCTCAAGGACTACGTGGCGTTCCCGCTGCTCAGCGGCCCGCTGTTGGTATCCACCCTGGCCGGGAACATCGCCGCCAACCTGGTGCGCAATGTCTGGGCGTACTCGATCATCTTCTGCGGGCACTTCCCCTCCGGCGTACAGACGTTCACCGAGGAGGAGACCGCCGAGGAGACCCGCGGCGAGTGGTACGTGCGCCAGATGCTCGGCTCGTCCAACATCACCGGCGGTCGGCTGTTCCACATCATGTCCGGCAACCTGTCCCACCAGATCGAGCACCACCTGTTCCCGGACCTGCCCGCGAACCGGTATCCGGAGATCGCGCCGGAGGTCCGCGCGCTGTGCCGCAAGTACGGCCTGCCCTACAGCACCGGCCCGCTGAGCAGGCAGATCGGCTCGGTGTGGGCCAAGATCTTCCGGCTCGCACTGCCGCCCGCGCTGACCGGGAGTGCCCCGGCTCCCGGTGTTATCGTGATGCGAGAGCCGCGATCCGAGCGGTCGGAGCCGAGCGAAGCGGGCGTTTGA
- a CDS encoding DUF4389 domain-containing protein: MQPQTAAASPIRVRGDLDPAVSRWQWIFKWILAIPHYIVLFFLHIAYFVVTIVAFFAILIIGRYPRGLFDFSVGVLRWGWRVEFYAWSPLGTDRYPPFSLKSRDDYPADLEVDYPERLHRGLVLIKWWLLAIPQYLIVYAFVGESWSWTWRGDDGDQTTTMFYAPLLGILVLIAAIGLLFTGRYPRGLFDFVMGLNRWMLRVQIYTTLLRDEYPPFRLDQGAREPEAGPQPAAGAAFA, from the coding sequence ATGCAACCCCAGACCGCAGCCGCAAGCCCGATCCGCGTTCGCGGCGATCTCGACCCGGCGGTTTCCCGCTGGCAATGGATCTTCAAATGGATTCTGGCAATTCCGCATTACATCGTGCTGTTCTTCTTGCACATCGCGTACTTCGTGGTGACGATCGTCGCGTTCTTCGCGATTCTGATCATCGGACGTTATCCCCGCGGGCTGTTCGATTTCAGTGTCGGTGTGCTGCGGTGGGGCTGGCGGGTGGAGTTCTACGCGTGGTCGCCGCTGGGCACCGACCGATACCCGCCGTTCAGCCTGAAGTCCCGCGACGACTATCCGGCCGACCTGGAGGTGGACTACCCGGAGCGCCTGCACCGCGGCCTGGTCTTGATCAAATGGTGGCTGCTGGCAATTCCGCAGTATCTGATCGTGTACGCCTTCGTCGGCGAGAGCTGGAGCTGGACCTGGCGGGGCGATGACGGCGACCAGACCACCACCATGTTCTACGCGCCCCTGCTGGGGATCCTGGTATTGATCGCCGCCATCGGGTTGCTGTTCACCGGCCGCTACCCGCGCGGTCTCTTCGATTTCGTCATGGGCCTGAACCGCTGGATGCTGCGCGTGCAGATCTACACGACGCTGCTGCGCGACGAGTACCCCCCGTTCCGCCTGGACCAGGGCGCACGGGAGCCGGAGGCGGGGCCGCAGCCCGCCGCCGGAGCCGCCTTCGCCTGA
- a CDS encoding PadR family transcriptional regulator: MALEHALLVSLTERAGSGYELARRFDKSIGFFWNATHQQIYRVLKRMEERHWVAGEVVAQEGRPDKKVYTVSPAGRAELARWIGEPTDDIGPLRSELGVKIRAAAHGDLSALCAEVARHREQHAQRLELYRLIEKKDFPDPNRLAATALHQYLVLRGGIRVEAGFVDWCDEVLAALRRDPSPCPTPER; encoded by the coding sequence ATGGCCCTGGAGCACGCGCTGCTGGTATCGCTGACCGAGCGGGCCGGCTCGGGCTACGAACTGGCGCGCCGCTTCGACAAATCGATCGGCTTCTTCTGGAACGCCACCCATCAGCAGATCTACCGGGTGCTCAAGCGCATGGAGGAGCGGCACTGGGTGGCCGGTGAGGTCGTCGCCCAGGAGGGCCGCCCCGACAAGAAGGTCTACACCGTCAGCCCCGCCGGTCGCGCCGAGTTGGCCCGTTGGATCGGCGAGCCCACCGACGATATCGGGCCGCTGCGCAGCGAACTGGGCGTGAAGATCCGCGCCGCCGCCCACGGCGACCTGTCCGCGCTGTGCGCCGAGGTGGCCCGCCACCGCGAGCAGCACGCGCAGCGGCTGGAGCTGTACCGGCTGATCGAGAAGAAGGACTTCCCCGACCCGAACCGCCTCGCCGCGACCGCGCTGCATCAATATCTGGTGCTGCGCGGCGGTATTCGCGTGGAGGCCGGATTCGTCGACTGGTGCGACGAGGTGCTCGCGGCGCTGCGCCGCGACCCCTCGCCGTGCCCCACTCCCGAAAGGTGA
- a CDS encoding VOC family protein yields MPVLNRLGLPGDEKSWAALGFAPEGGALQIGQVACTVGVTPGWGFDVVHDDPAVLGIPEVVHEAGTRSGATHPNGVTFVDHIVYTVPRLDEAVEALNGVLGTEPRRRFHPRGPSGPEMAFYRVGEAFIEVVGSGRPASLLGIAFGAPDLDATVASVRAAGGPISDPKPAVQGGRIASVWTGHIGWGIAFMEPKPR; encoded by the coding sequence ATGCCCGTCCTGAACCGGCTCGGCCTGCCGGGCGACGAGAAATCCTGGGCGGCACTGGGTTTTGCTCCCGAGGGTGGGGCACTCCAGATCGGGCAGGTGGCGTGCACCGTGGGTGTGACGCCCGGGTGGGGATTCGATGTCGTGCACGATGATCCGGCGGTCCTGGGAATTCCCGAGGTGGTGCACGAGGCCGGAACGCGCTCCGGCGCAACGCATCCCAACGGCGTGACGTTCGTCGACCACATCGTGTACACGGTGCCGCGGCTGGACGAGGCCGTCGAGGCGCTGAACGGGGTGCTCGGGACCGAGCCGCGCCGCCGCTTCCATCCGCGCGGCCCGTCCGGCCCGGAGATGGCCTTCTATCGGGTCGGCGAGGCGTTCATCGAGGTGGTCGGCTCCGGCCGCCCCGCGTCCCTGCTCGGAATCGCCTTCGGCGCACCCGATTTGGACGCCACCGTCGCCTCGGTCCGCGCCGCCGGCGGCCCCATCAGCGATCCGAAACCGGCCGTGCAGGGCGGGCGCATCGCCAGCGTCTGGACCGGCCACATCGGCTGGGGCATCGCCTTCATGGAGCCGAAGCCCCGCTGA
- a CDS encoding TetR family transcriptional regulator, producing the protein MDEQDRAQTRGERKERTRQALLEGTLALAADRGFAALSLREIARSAGIVPTAFYRHFTSLDELGTALVDEGVRQLRLALRELRRTPDARLAETVRFVFAQVAGREALYGFLVRERHGGSAALRGAIVVEMQLITRELVVDLSRLRALDSWSPEDLELAADLIVSTVANHIPDYVTAPPHQRPDLVERTVRQVRLIALGMAAWRSS; encoded by the coding sequence ATGGACGAGCAGGACCGCGCCCAGACCCGCGGCGAGCGCAAGGAACGCACCCGGCAGGCACTGCTGGAGGGCACCCTGGCGCTGGCCGCCGACCGCGGCTTCGCCGCCCTGAGCCTGCGCGAGATCGCCCGCTCGGCGGGCATCGTGCCGACCGCGTTCTACCGGCACTTCACCTCCCTGGACGAACTCGGCACCGCGCTGGTCGACGAGGGTGTGCGCCAATTGCGGTTGGCGCTGCGGGAATTGCGCCGCACCCCCGACGCCCGGCTGGCCGAGACCGTCCGGTTCGTCTTCGCCCAGGTCGCCGGTCGGGAGGCGCTCTACGGCTTCCTCGTTCGCGAGCGGCACGGCGGCTCGGCGGCCCTGCGCGGCGCGATCGTCGTCGAAATGCAGCTGATCACACGGGAATTGGTGGTCGACCTCTCCCGCCTGCGCGCCCTGGACTCCTGGTCCCCGGAAGACCTGGAGCTGGCCGCCGACCTGATCGTCTCCACCGTCGCCAACCACATCCCCGACTACGTCACGGCCCCACCCCACCAGCGCCCGGACCTCGTCGAGCGCACCGTGCGCCAGGTCCGGCTCATCGCCCTCGGCATGGCGGCCTGGCGCTCGAGCTGA
- a CDS encoding NADPH-dependent 2,4-dienoyl-CoA reductase yields the protein MTASHPYPHLFEPLQVGGGTLRNRVVMGSMHTGLEDRAWDTNRLAAYFAERARGGVGLIITGGYAPNREGWLLPFGAKLTNRTEAYRHRAITRAVHAEGGKIAIQILHAGRYAYVPFSVSASSIKAPINPFRPRKLSDKGVERTIDDYVRCAKLAKLAGYDGVEVMGGEGYLINQFLAPRTNKRTDRWGGSAENRRRFPLEIVRRMRAAVGPDFLIVFRLSMAEFVEHGQTETEILALATELEAAGASILNTDIGWHEARVPTIVTSVPRAAFVEFTAKIKARVRIPVCASNRINMPETAEEILTRGDADLVSMARPLLADPEWVNKARQTREDEINTCIACNQACLDHAFVHKTVSCLLNPRAGHETELTLLPTRRTKRIAVVGAGPAGLSAAVNLAERGHKVDLFEADDKIGGQFDIARRIPGKEEFSETLRYFTRKLEVSGVRVFLNRRVSAAELIEGRYDHVVLATGVRPRIPGIPGIDHPKVLTYAELVREQKPVGKKVAVIGAGGIGYDVSEFLTVEGHPSLKLDEWKQEWGVTSDDPNAPGQLTAPRPSPAAREVVLLQRKSSSFGKSLGKTTGWVHRAAVKAKGVEQVGGVNYERIDDRGLHISFGEQRQRPTVIECDNVILCAGQESVRELEEPLRAAGVRIHLIGGAELAAELDAKRAIDQGTRLAAAL from the coding sequence ATGACGGCGTCCCACCCGTACCCGCACCTGTTCGAACCGCTCCAGGTCGGCGGCGGCACGTTGCGCAATCGCGTGGTGATGGGTTCCATGCACACCGGCCTCGAGGACCGGGCGTGGGACACCAACCGGCTGGCCGCGTATTTCGCCGAACGCGCCCGGGGCGGGGTCGGCCTGATCATCACCGGTGGCTACGCGCCCAATCGCGAGGGCTGGCTGCTGCCGTTCGGCGCGAAGCTCACCAACCGGACCGAGGCGTACCGGCATCGCGCGATCACCAGGGCGGTGCACGCCGAGGGCGGCAAGATCGCGATCCAGATTCTGCACGCGGGCCGGTACGCCTATGTGCCGTTCAGTGTTTCGGCGTCCTCGATCAAGGCGCCGATCAATCCGTTCCGGCCGCGCAAGCTGTCGGACAAGGGCGTCGAGCGCACCATCGACGACTATGTGCGCTGCGCGAAGCTGGCCAAACTCGCCGGGTACGACGGCGTGGAGGTGATGGGCGGCGAGGGCTACCTGATCAACCAGTTCCTGGCGCCGCGCACCAACAAGCGCACCGATCGCTGGGGTGGTTCGGCGGAGAACCGGCGGCGGTTCCCGCTGGAGATCGTGCGGCGCATGCGGGCCGCGGTGGGCCCGGACTTCCTCATCGTCTTCCGGCTGTCCATGGCCGAATTCGTGGAGCACGGCCAGACCGAGACCGAGATCCTGGCCCTGGCCACGGAATTGGAGGCGGCCGGGGCCAGCATTCTCAATACCGACATCGGCTGGCACGAGGCGCGGGTGCCGACGATCGTGACCTCGGTGCCGCGGGCGGCGTTCGTCGAGTTCACCGCGAAGATCAAGGCGCGGGTGCGCATTCCGGTGTGCGCGTCGAACCGGATCAATATGCCCGAGACCGCCGAGGAGATCCTCACCCGCGGCGACGCCGACCTGGTCTCGATGGCGCGGCCGCTGCTGGCCGACCCGGAATGGGTGAACAAGGCCCGCCAGACCCGCGAGGACGAGATCAACACCTGCATCGCCTGCAATCAGGCGTGCCTGGACCACGCCTTCGTGCACAAAACCGTGTCGTGCCTGCTGAATCCGCGCGCCGGGCACGAGACCGAGCTGACGCTGCTGCCCACCCGCCGGACGAAGCGGATCGCGGTCGTGGGCGCGGGCCCGGCCGGGTTGTCGGCGGCGGTGAATCTGGCCGAGCGCGGCCACAAGGTGGATCTGTTCGAGGCCGACGACAAGATCGGCGGCCAGTTCGACATCGCGCGCCGCATCCCGGGCAAGGAGGAGTTCTCCGAGACCCTGCGCTACTTCACCCGCAAGCTGGAGGTCAGCGGGGTGCGGGTGTTCCTGAACCGGCGGGTGAGCGCGGCCGAGCTGATCGAGGGCCGCTACGACCACGTGGTGCTGGCCACCGGTGTGCGCCCGCGCATTCCGGGCATCCCCGGCATCGACCACCCGAAGGTGCTCACCTACGCCGAGCTGGTGCGCGAGCAGAAACCGGTGGGCAAGAAGGTGGCCGTGATCGGCGCGGGCGGAATCGGTTACGACGTCAGCGAATTCCTCACCGTCGAGGGCCACCCCTCGCTGAAGCTGGACGAGTGGAAGCAGGAGTGGGGCGTCACCAGCGACGATCCGAACGCCCCCGGTCAGCTCACCGCGCCGCGGCCCTCGCCCGCCGCGCGGGAAGTGGTGCTGCTGCAACGCAAGTCGTCGTCGTTCGGGAAGAGCCTGGGCAAGACCACCGGCTGGGTGCACCGGGCGGCGGTGAAGGCCAAGGGTGTCGAGCAGGTGGGCGGGGTGAACTACGAGCGGATCGACGATCGCGGGCTGCACATCAGCTTCGGCGAGCAGCGGCAGCGGCCGACCGTCATCGAATGCGACAACGTGATCCTGTGTGCCGGACAGGAATCGGTGCGCGAGCTGGAGGAGCCGCTGCGGGCCGCGGGGGTGCGGATCCATCTGATCGGCGGCGCGGAGCTCGCCGCGGAGCTGGACGCCAAGCGCGCCATCGACCAGGGCACCCGACTCGCCGCGGCGCTGTAA